From Bacillus basilensis, a single genomic window includes:
- a CDS encoding serine hydrolase produces the protein MKKILSILLALLLSISSLGVTTSHAEEKIHIEAAAALLFDADTGKILHEQNPDELLAIASMSKLIVVYAVLEAIKEGKITWDTKVNISDYAYEVSRNNEFSNVPFEKGRQYTVRELYHSIVIFSANGSSIALAELLAGSEKNFLNLANEHAKKLGLKKYKFVNATGLNNADLKGKHPEGTDSNAENSMSARDMGILSKTMITKYPEMLEDTKQRFRNFPDNHPKPIRMENWNWMLPGAAFSYEGTDGLKTGSSDTAGYGFTITAKRGDVRLISVIIKTKSMDERFTESRELIEYGFNNFEKQKLKVNKNNTISVVKGKEDQVTVAPEKEITVIAKKGSKDSYKIGTEVDKSLAKDGHLVAPIKKDAKVGSITLESTDKYGFLNGSKSMKVTAKTTEEVEKANWFVLTMRSVGDFFSNLWSKVF, from the coding sequence ATGAAGAAAATCTTGTCTATTTTACTAGCGCTTTTATTGTCAATTTCTTCCTTAGGAGTAACAACATCCCATGCGGAAGAAAAAATACATATAGAGGCTGCTGCTGCACTTCTCTTTGATGCAGATACAGGAAAAATACTGCATGAACAAAATCCAGATGAATTACTAGCTATCGCTAGTATGTCAAAATTAATTGTTGTTTATGCTGTATTAGAAGCAATTAAAGAAGGAAAAATCACTTGGGATACAAAGGTAAACATTTCTGATTACGCTTATGAAGTTTCACGTAATAATGAATTCTCTAACGTTCCGTTTGAAAAGGGACGCCAATATACTGTAAGAGAATTATATCATTCTATCGTTATCTTCTCTGCAAACGGATCTAGTATTGCCTTAGCAGAACTTCTTGCAGGAAGTGAGAAAAACTTCTTAAATCTTGCAAACGAACATGCAAAAAAACTAGGGTTAAAGAAATATAAATTTGTAAACGCTACTGGGTTAAATAACGCTGACTTAAAAGGAAAACATCCTGAGGGTACTGATTCAAATGCAGAAAACTCTATGTCAGCTCGCGATATGGGTATTCTTTCAAAAACAATGATTACAAAGTATCCAGAAATGCTAGAGGATACAAAACAAAGATTTAGAAACTTCCCGGACAATCATCCGAAACCAATTCGTATGGAAAACTGGAACTGGATGTTACCAGGTGCCGCTTTCTCTTATGAAGGAACAGATGGTTTAAAAACAGGAAGTTCTGATACAGCCGGATACGGATTTACTATTACTGCTAAACGTGGTGATGTACGTCTTATTTCGGTTATTATTAAAACAAAATCAATGGACGAGCGCTTCACAGAATCTCGCGAATTAATCGAATATGGGTTTAATAACTTCGAAAAACAAAAGCTAAAAGTGAATAAAAACAATACAATTTCTGTAGTAAAAGGGAAAGAAGATCAAGTAACTGTTGCACCGGAAAAAGAAATAACAGTAATTGCGAAAAAAGGTAGCAAAGATTCTTATAAAATTGGGACTGAAGTAGATAAATCTCTTGCTAAAGATGGACATTTAGTTGCCCCTATTAAGAAAGATGCCAAAGTAGGCTCCATTACTTTAGAATCAACTGATAAGTATGGTTTCTTAAACGGTAGTAAAAGTATGAAAGTTACTGCAAAAACAACAGAAGAAGTTGAAAAAGCAAATTGGTTTGTGTTAACAATGCGCTCTGTTGGGGATTTTTTCTCAAACTTATGGTCTAAAGTATTTTAA
- the cwlJ gene encoding cell wall hydrolase CwlJ, whose amino-acid sequence MGVIAYNEEDVKLLARLMRAEAEGEGQQGMLMVGNVGVNRVRGNCLDFKKIRNLRQMVYQNPGGFEATQKGYFYQRAREQDIALARRTIQGQRFWPANFSLWFFRPEGPCPPTWYNQQNSGRFKKHCFFQPSAGDCPSVY is encoded by the coding sequence ATGGGTGTTATTGCTTATAACGAAGAAGATGTAAAGTTATTAGCTAGACTGATGCGTGCTGAAGCCGAGGGAGAAGGGCAACAAGGAATGTTAATGGTCGGAAATGTTGGGGTAAATCGTGTCCGCGGAAATTGTTTAGATTTTAAAAAAATACGTAATTTACGTCAAATGGTTTATCAAAATCCTGGCGGTTTTGAAGCAACTCAAAAAGGGTATTTTTATCAACGTGCAAGAGAACAAGATATCGCATTAGCAAGGCGAACGATTCAAGGACAACGTTTTTGGCCTGCCAACTTCTCCTTATGGTTTTTTAGACCTGAAGGCCCTTGTCCGCCAACTTGGTACAATCAGCAAAACTCTGGTCGCTTCAAAAAGCACTGCTTCTTCCAGCCATCTGCCGGAGACTGTCCAAGCGTATATTAA
- the gerQ gene encoding spore coat protein GerQ, with translation MAQQQNPYYGTGFYQPSGTYVQPQQMTAGQQQQQQAMQQQAAQAAQAQYAISQGMLPLEQSYIENILRLNKGKQATVVMTYERGSSLGTQSYTGIIEAAGRDHIVISEPQSGKRYLLLMIYLDYVEFPEEITYLPSQQATYAPRP, from the coding sequence ATGGCACAGCAACAAAATCCGTACTATGGAACAGGTTTTTATCAACCATCTGGAACTTATGTACAACCGCAACAAATGACTGCCGGGCAGCAACAACAACAGCAAGCAATGCAACAACAAGCTGCTCAAGCTGCTCAAGCCCAATATGCAATTTCTCAAGGTATGTTACCTCTAGAACAATCCTATATTGAAAATATTCTTCGCTTGAATAAGGGCAAACAAGCTACAGTTGTAATGACCTATGAGCGCGGTAGCTCACTCGGTACACAATCGTATACAGGTATTATCGAAGCTGCTGGTCGTGATCATATTGTAATTAGTGAGCCACAATCAGGGAAACGTTATTTACTATTGATGATTTACTTAGATTATGTAGAATTCCCAGAAGAAATTACGTATTTACCTAGTCAACAAGCAACTTATGCTCCAAGACCATAA
- a CDS encoding DUF423 domain-containing protein, producing the protein MKIFFLLGCIAAGLSVALGAFGAHGLENKISAKMLEVWKTGVTYQMFHAGGLFVVALLMDKIQSSLLTTAGWLMVAGIIMFSGSLYALSTTGIKFFGPITPLGGVAFIVAWILIGTAVVKGL; encoded by the coding sequence ATGAAAATTTTCTTTTTACTAGGTTGTATTGCAGCAGGGCTATCTGTTGCGTTAGGGGCATTTGGAGCACACGGTTTAGAAAATAAAATTTCTGCAAAAATGTTAGAAGTTTGGAAAACAGGCGTTACATATCAAATGTTCCATGCAGGTGGGCTATTCGTAGTTGCTTTATTAATGGATAAGATTCAATCATCACTTTTAACTACTGCTGGTTGGCTTATGGTAGCTGGGATTATTATGTTCTCAGGTAGTCTATATGCGTTAAGCACAACAGGGATTAAGTTCTTTGGACCAATTACACCTCTTGGTGGTGTAGCGTTTATCGTGGCATGGATCTTAATCGGAACTGCAGTTGTAAAAGGGTTATAA
- a CDS encoding YwdI family protein: MQISSDKILNKMANEIAKAKSSEGQKSKDHLLVVRALCDLLLDEQVESPTYREPQIQSQVIGTQPITTVQPVMPVSGEPVYIKEEGANGNSLFDF, encoded by the coding sequence ATGCAAATATCGAGCGATAAGATTTTAAATAAAATGGCGAATGAAATTGCAAAGGCAAAAAGTAGTGAAGGACAAAAATCAAAAGATCATTTATTAGTTGTGCGTGCTTTATGTGATTTACTATTAGATGAACAGGTTGAATCTCCTACGTATAGAGAGCCGCAAATTCAATCGCAAGTAATTGGAACGCAGCCTATAACAACTGTTCAACCAGTTATGCCGGTTTCTGGAGAACCTGTTTATATAAAAGAAGAAGGCGCAAATGGTAATTCGTTATTTGATTTTTAA
- a CDS encoding TrkA family potassium uptake protein: protein MNARKQLWIAVICMTFIVILGTLGFMTIEEISLFQAFWMTMITVLTVGYGDAVPVTHAGKVFALLIIPVGVGIVTYAIGVVAAMIIEGNLFHAVRRKKMDKQIAQLQNHIIVCGCGRVGLQVVHELQEKKIPFVVVDKDESILEKEKLLYVHGDATEDQVLHHAGISKAAGLVAIVANDAENVFITLTARGLNDAIKIVARAEKPETEDKLRRAGANKVINPSSMAGIHIAKGIANPLTVHYIDTVLYGVDQSFVIEEIAVGKGSILASKSLLESDVRNQFDVTILAILRNGNVIHNPTGQEKLQEHDMIIVFGSVEKLEQFEKELQSTR, encoded by the coding sequence ATGAATGCACGTAAGCAATTATGGATAGCAGTTATATGTATGACCTTTATTGTAATTCTAGGAACGTTAGGATTTATGACAATTGAAGAGATTAGTTTGTTTCAAGCATTTTGGATGACGATGATTACCGTATTAACTGTTGGATACGGAGATGCCGTTCCTGTAACACATGCAGGGAAAGTATTTGCGCTTCTTATTATACCAGTTGGCGTCGGTATCGTTACGTATGCGATTGGTGTAGTGGCAGCTATGATTATTGAAGGGAATTTATTTCATGCAGTACGGAGGAAGAAGATGGATAAACAAATAGCACAGTTACAAAATCATATTATCGTATGTGGTTGCGGTAGAGTGGGGCTTCAAGTTGTACATGAATTGCAAGAAAAGAAAATTCCATTTGTCGTCGTGGATAAAGATGAAAGTATATTGGAGAAGGAAAAACTTTTGTATGTACATGGGGACGCGACGGAAGACCAAGTGTTACATCATGCTGGAATTTCAAAGGCAGCCGGTTTAGTTGCTATCGTAGCCAATGACGCTGAAAATGTATTTATTACATTAACGGCAAGAGGATTAAATGATGCAATTAAAATTGTGGCAAGAGCGGAAAAACCAGAAACCGAAGACAAATTAAGGCGTGCCGGTGCAAATAAGGTGATTAATCCATCTAGTATGGCAGGAATTCATATTGCAAAAGGTATTGCGAATCCGCTAACAGTTCATTATATTGATACAGTACTGTATGGCGTGGATCAGTCATTTGTAATTGAAGAAATTGCAGTCGGCAAGGGCTCTATTTTAGCTAGTAAATCGTTACTAGAAAGTGATGTGAGAAATCAATTTGATGTAACAATTTTAGCGATTTTGAGAAATGGGAATGTTATACATAATCCGACGGGGCAGGAAAAATTGCAAGAACATGATATGATAATAGTATTTGGTTCAGTAGAGAAGCTGGAGCAATTTGAGAAAGAACTACAAAGTACGAGGTGA
- a CDS encoding purine/pyrimidine permease, producing the protein MKTFLSALQWALFILAGSLIVPISVATSYGLDGAEAIAFVQRTLFVLGFAGLLQAIFGHKLPIQEGPAGLWWGIFSLYASLGVVLFGSSNETLKVLQYAFLLSGIICIILSVFGLIDKLVRYFTPTVIGTYLFLLVAQLSGSFLKGMFGLDGQHTDVQADVFILSLIVILLSFFIMKLPIVGQYSVLFSIVCGWILFACFGLSNPVTPVTDVIRFPSLFVFGMPRIEWNMAITVVFVTLLLLTNMLASIRVVQKIVSKYEEDAAPDRFKQAGIITGINQLLGGLFSAIGPVAISGSAGFIATTNIYKRLPFMLGSSFIIVVSIFPKITSFFAAIPVAVGYAAIYPVFASMIGLAFREYDTVQNKERLFKVAGLSIFTGVGVMFVPAGAFSTLPPFLASFLSNGLVLGSVMAILLEILFSRSTEKQLS; encoded by the coding sequence ATGAAAACATTTCTTTCCGCCTTACAATGGGCGCTATTTATTTTAGCTGGGAGCCTTATTGTACCAATTAGCGTCGCAACTAGTTATGGCCTCGATGGAGCTGAAGCTATTGCATTCGTACAAAGAACATTATTTGTTCTTGGCTTTGCTGGTCTACTGCAAGCTATATTTGGACATAAACTTCCTATTCAAGAAGGTCCTGCAGGCCTTTGGTGGGGGATTTTCTCCCTTTATGCAAGTTTAGGTGTCGTATTATTTGGATCAAGCAATGAAACGCTTAAAGTCCTTCAATACGCCTTCCTATTAAGTGGTATCATTTGTATTATTCTTAGTGTTTTTGGACTCATCGATAAGCTAGTTCGCTATTTTACACCGACAGTCATTGGAACATATTTATTCCTTCTTGTCGCACAACTTAGCGGTTCCTTCTTAAAGGGAATGTTCGGCCTTGACGGACAACATACAGACGTACAAGCCGACGTATTTATTCTTTCACTCATTGTTATTTTACTATCCTTTTTCATTATGAAGCTACCTATTGTTGGACAATATTCCGTTCTTTTCAGTATTGTCTGCGGCTGGATATTATTCGCATGCTTCGGATTATCTAATCCAGTAACGCCTGTGACAGATGTAATCCGTTTTCCATCCCTATTTGTTTTCGGAATGCCTCGCATTGAATGGAACATGGCGATTACGGTCGTTTTCGTTACACTATTACTTCTAACAAATATGTTAGCAAGTATTCGCGTTGTGCAAAAGATTGTCTCTAAGTATGAAGAAGATGCCGCACCAGATCGTTTCAAACAAGCTGGCATTATAACAGGAATCAATCAATTACTAGGCGGTCTATTCTCAGCTATTGGACCTGTCGCCATTTCTGGATCAGCAGGGTTTATTGCAACGACTAATATTTATAAGCGACTCCCATTTATGTTAGGATCAAGCTTTATTATTGTCGTTAGTATATTCCCAAAGATCACTTCATTCTTTGCAGCAATCCCAGTTGCAGTTGGTTATGCTGCTATCTATCCTGTATTTGCAAGTATGATTGGTCTAGCTTTCCGTGAATACGACACAGTACAAAATAAAGAACGATTATTTAAAGTAGCAGGCCTTTCCATCTTTACTGGGGTCGGAGTTATGTTCGTTCCAGCTGGAGCATTTTCTACACTCCCACCATTTCTAGCATCATTTTTAAGTAATGGTCTCGTTCTTGGATCTGTCATGGCAATTCTGCTTGAAATACTATTTTCTCGTTCTACAGAAAAACAACTATCGTAA
- a CDS encoding Cof-type HAD-IIB family hydrolase: MTYKMIVLDLDDTLLRDDHTISPRTKEALMTAQEQGVKVVLASGRPTFGMRNVAKELRLEEYGSFILSFNGAKIINCKTNEEIFSSTLSPEIVHNLFEISKTEDVWIHTYIGDDIVTEENNPYTEIEGDITGMPIVVVDDFKAAVKEPVVKVLMNKEAERLVVVEKKLQKQLEGQLSVMRSKPFFLEFTEAGVTKGTSLNQLIQKLGIKREEVIAMGDSYNDQAMIEFAGLGVAMGNAPDDIKEIANYVTDTNMNDGVAKVVEKFVLKREALV, from the coding sequence ATGACTTATAAAATGATTGTTTTAGATTTAGATGATACTTTACTACGTGATGACCATACCATTTCACCTCGTACGAAAGAGGCTCTAATGACTGCGCAAGAGCAAGGAGTAAAGGTAGTACTTGCTTCTGGACGTCCAACGTTTGGTATGCGCAATGTAGCGAAAGAACTTCGTTTAGAAGAATACGGCAGCTTTATTCTATCTTTTAATGGCGCAAAAATTATTAACTGTAAAACAAACGAAGAAATCTTTAGTAGTACGCTATCTCCTGAAATCGTTCACAACTTATTTGAAATTAGTAAAACTGAAGATGTATGGATTCATACTTACATTGGTGATGATATCGTAACAGAAGAAAATAATCCTTATACTGAAATTGAGGGCGATATTACTGGTATGCCAATTGTTGTAGTAGATGACTTTAAAGCTGCTGTTAAAGAGCCTGTAGTAAAAGTATTAATGAATAAAGAAGCTGAACGCCTTGTTGTAGTAGAAAAGAAACTACAAAAACAATTAGAAGGTCAATTAAGCGTTATGCGTTCGAAACCATTCTTCTTAGAATTTACTGAAGCTGGTGTTACAAAAGGAACGAGCTTAAACCAATTAATTCAAAAGCTAGGCATTAAGCGTGAAGAAGTTATCGCAATGGGCGATAGCTATAACGACCAGGCAATGATCGAATTCGCTGGTCTTGGTGTTGCAATGGGCAATGCACCAGATGATATTAAAGAAATTGCAAACTACGTAACAGATACAAATATGAACGATGGTGTTGCAAAAGTTGTAGAGAAATTTGTATTAAAAAGAGAAGCGCTCGTTTAA
- a CDS encoding DUF3817 domain-containing protein yields MLSTPIGRLRAIGLIEGISFLLLLFVAMPLKYFAGFATAVKITGMAHGVLFILFIFAVIQVTIVHRKSILWALGAFVSSVIPFGTFVLDAKLKNEQ; encoded by the coding sequence ATGTTATCTACACCAATCGGACGATTAAGAGCAATCGGCTTAATTGAGGGGATTTCTTTCCTATTACTATTATTTGTAGCAATGCCATTGAAATATTTCGCAGGATTTGCAACAGCTGTTAAAATTACAGGCATGGCTCACGGCGTTTTATTTATTCTATTCATCTTTGCAGTAATTCAAGTAACAATCGTACACCGTAAATCGATTTTATGGGCACTTGGGGCATTCGTTTCATCAGTTATCCCATTTGGTACGTTTGTACTAGATGCAAAACTAAAGAACGAACAATAA
- a CDS encoding uracil-DNA glycosylase, protein MENVLKNDWEALLAPEFEKEYYRTLASFLKEEYSAHVVYPKVEDIFNALQYTSYENTKVVILGQDPYHGPNQAHGLSFSVQPGIKTPPSLLNMYKELRDEYGYDIPNNGYLVKWAEQGVLLLNTVLTVRQGEANSHKGKGWEHFTDRVIELLNEREKPVIFILWGRHAQAKKKLITNTNHHIIESVHPSPLSARRGFFGSKPYSKVNTILANMGERKIDWEIPNL, encoded by the coding sequence ATGGAAAATGTTTTAAAGAATGATTGGGAGGCATTATTGGCACCAGAATTTGAAAAAGAATATTATCGTACTTTAGCCAGTTTTTTGAAAGAAGAGTACAGTGCACATGTCGTTTACCCGAAGGTAGAAGATATTTTTAATGCCCTTCAGTATACAAGTTATGAAAATACAAAGGTCGTTATTTTAGGGCAAGATCCCTATCATGGACCGAATCAAGCGCATGGTCTAAGCTTCTCGGTACAACCAGGCATTAAAACGCCACCGTCATTACTAAATATGTATAAAGAACTTCGAGATGAATATGGGTATGATATTCCAAATAACGGTTATTTAGTAAAGTGGGCAGAGCAAGGGGTACTACTATTAAATACTGTATTAACAGTTCGACAAGGTGAAGCAAATTCTCATAAAGGAAAAGGCTGGGAGCATTTCACTGATCGCGTGATTGAGCTATTAAATGAGCGTGAAAAACCAGTTATTTTCATATTGTGGGGGCGCCATGCACAGGCGAAGAAGAAGTTAATTACGAATACGAATCATCATATTATCGAATCTGTACATCCAAGTCCATTATCAGCAAGACGTGGTTTCTTTGGGAGTAAGCCATACTCTAAAGTAAATACGATTTTAGCTAATATGGGCGAGAGAAAAATTGATTGGGAAATTCCAAATTTATAA
- a CDS encoding ABC transporter permease subunit, whose amino-acid sequence MREFANLVLNESEKIYRKKRIFVVMLILAILIPLFVYAQYREIETTQKRLGTTDWKVSLQQQIVDSQNRLNNSRLPEEWRDWLKVRVEQQQYYLDHDINPMAPGAPTFVRAFIEQGITLFIPLLVMIVAIDIVSGERSDGTMKMLLTRPIRRWKILLSKYVTMLFFISLILLLVGLFAYILSGLVFGYSGWNLPVLTGFVIDKETLNTNFVHLIPQWQYILMAYGLAWFVAIVVGTISFMVSVLIRNTPAGMGVMLAALIAGGILSSFATSWEGAKYIFSVNLSLTDYLSGKLPALQGLSMGFSLMNLTVWAVVSLIISFVVFTKQDMVN is encoded by the coding sequence ATGCGTGAATTTGCGAATCTAGTTTTGAATGAATCAGAAAAGATTTATCGTAAGAAACGTATTTTTGTTGTCATGCTTATTTTAGCAATCTTGATCCCGCTTTTCGTATATGCGCAGTATCGTGAAATAGAAACGACCCAAAAACGACTTGGCACAACTGATTGGAAAGTGTCACTGCAACAACAAATTGTTGATTCTCAGAATCGGTTAAATAACTCTAGGTTGCCAGAAGAATGGCGTGATTGGCTAAAGGTAAGAGTGGAGCAACAACAATATTATTTAGATCACGATATTAACCCGATGGCACCAGGTGCACCAACTTTTGTAAGGGCGTTTATTGAGCAAGGAATTACATTGTTTATTCCGCTTCTTGTCATGATTGTCGCTATTGACATTGTTTCAGGAGAAAGAAGTGATGGAACGATGAAGATGTTACTTACGCGGCCGATTCGGCGCTGGAAAATACTTCTTAGTAAGTACGTGACAATGTTATTTTTCATTTCACTCATACTGCTTCTCGTAGGTCTGTTTGCGTACATATTATCTGGGCTTGTATTTGGATACTCAGGATGGAATTTACCTGTGTTAACAGGATTTGTCATTGATAAGGAAACGTTAAATACAAACTTTGTACATTTGATTCCGCAGTGGCAATATATTTTGATGGCGTATGGATTAGCTTGGTTTGTTGCGATCGTTGTCGGAACTATATCATTTATGGTTTCTGTTTTAATTCGAAATACACCAGCTGGTATGGGCGTTATGCTAGCCGCATTAATCGCAGGTGGTATTTTAAGTTCATTTGCAACATCTTGGGAAGGTGCGAAATATATTTTTAGTGTGAACTTATCATTAACAGATTATTTATCAGGAAAACTACCTGCATTACAAGGTTTATCGATGGGGTTTTCTTTAATGAATTTAACTGTTTGGGCAGTTGTGTCTCTTATTATTTCGTTTGTAGTGTTTACAAAGCAGGATATGGTGAATTAA
- a CDS encoding ABC transporter ATP-binding protein, translating to MTTILSVRDVKKVIGKKTIVENISFDVKQGEVFGFLGPNGAGKTTTIRMLVGLIKETEGTISIGGYSIKENFREAMRQIGSIVENPELYTYLTGWENLKQFARMLGDISDERIIEIAQMVHLDERIHDKVKTYSLGMKQRLGIAQALLGNPKLLILDEPTNGLDPAGIRELREFIHKLVKEENMSVFISSHLLSEVQMICDRVAIIHKGKMITVAKVEELIKTASDRVEWIVTPISKAKDMLEAAEEVREVSIEGDRLLCRMDIASISSWNKYFVENGIDVHSVKELVFTLEDLFIELTRGEQHA from the coding sequence ATGACGACGATACTTTCCGTACGAGACGTGAAGAAGGTAATTGGAAAGAAGACAATTGTAGAGAATATTTCCTTCGATGTAAAACAAGGAGAAGTGTTTGGCTTCCTAGGACCGAATGGTGCCGGAAAAACGACTACCATTCGAATGCTAGTCGGATTGATTAAAGAAACAGAAGGTACGATTTCTATTGGTGGTTATTCTATTAAGGAAAATTTCAGAGAAGCGATGCGTCAAATTGGGAGTATCGTTGAAAACCCAGAACTGTATACATATTTAACGGGATGGGAAAATTTAAAACAATTTGCCCGTATGTTAGGTGATATATCAGATGAACGTATTATTGAAATTGCTCAAATGGTTCATTTGGATGAAAGAATTCACGATAAGGTAAAAACATATTCACTCGGTATGAAACAGCGTCTTGGCATTGCGCAAGCGCTTCTTGGAAATCCAAAATTGCTCATATTAGATGAGCCAACAAATGGTTTAGATCCAGCTGGAATTAGAGAACTTAGGGAATTTATACATAAGCTTGTGAAAGAAGAAAATATGAGTGTGTTTATTTCAAGTCATTTGCTAAGTGAAGTACAAATGATATGCGATCGAGTTGCTATTATTCATAAAGGGAAAATGATAACAGTTGCCAAGGTTGAAGAGTTAATTAAAACAGCGAGTGATCGTGTAGAATGGATTGTTACACCAATTTCTAAGGCGAAAGATATGCTAGAAGCTGCTGAGGAAGTAAGAGAAGTGAGTATAGAAGGTGACCGATTACTATGCCGGATGGATATTGCATCTATAAGTAGTTGGAATAAATATTTTGTAGAAAATGGGATAGATGTACATAGTGTTAAGGAGCTTGTATTTACGCTAGAAGATTTATTTATTGAACTCACAAGGGGTGAGCAGCATGCGTGA
- a CDS encoding SGNH/GDSL hydrolase family protein, with amino-acid sequence MKIAFQNCVWYNYGQSMRAKRGFDMRSKVVKVILLITIASFCLFAYGFVSGVNDVLNPKASNLIKKTDVVAKEKKKTGTLQIVSLGDSLTRGVGDKEGIGYIGRTKEDLQKDYKQKVALTNLAVSGAKMPDLLKQIESSGAQYSIKQADVIVLTIGGNDLFPGWESLGKIDLETYRPDTETFQNEAKKIIEEIRKLNTDSPIFWLGLYNPFEDVEDLKGSSNIVVDWNASLEKLAINNKNVYITPTFDLFQNRGKDLLYSDHFHPNEVGYTYMADRLVQNVASKLRLEQGGGK; translated from the coding sequence GTGAAAATCGCTTTTCAAAATTGCGTTTGGTATAATTATGGACAATCTATGAGAGCTAAAAGGGGTTTTGATATGAGATCAAAAGTAGTAAAAGTAATTCTACTCATTACAATTGCATCTTTCTGTTTATTTGCATATGGTTTTGTTTCAGGTGTAAATGATGTATTAAATCCGAAAGCTTCAAATTTAATTAAAAAGACCGATGTAGTGGCAAAAGAGAAAAAGAAAACAGGAACGTTACAAATCGTTAGTTTAGGTGATTCATTAACACGCGGTGTTGGTGATAAAGAAGGAATTGGCTATATTGGACGGACGAAAGAAGATTTACAAAAAGATTATAAGCAAAAGGTTGCCTTAACTAACTTAGCGGTTAGTGGTGCGAAAATGCCGGATTTATTAAAACAAATTGAAAGTAGTGGCGCTCAATATTCAATTAAGCAAGCAGATGTAATCGTTTTAACGATTGGAGGAAATGATTTATTTCCTGGTTGGGAATCGCTTGGAAAGATAGATTTAGAAACATACCGTCCTGATACAGAAACATTCCAAAATGAAGCGAAGAAAATTATAGAAGAAATTCGTAAGTTAAATACAGATAGCCCTATTTTTTGGCTAGGTTTATATAATCCTTTTGAAGATGTAGAAGATTTAAAAGGGTCTTCAAACATTGTTGTAGACTGGAATGCATCTTTAGAAAAGTTAGCGATAAATAATAAAAATGTGTATATTACACCGACATTTGATTTATTCCAAAACCGTGGGAAAGATTTATTATACTCCGATCATTTCCATCCGAATGAAGTAGGGTATACATATATGGCAGACCGATTAGTTCAAAATGTTGCGAGTAAATTAAGACTAGAACAAGGAGGGGGAAAATGA